GGAATTACTTACCTAGCTTTTTTACAAGGTTGGTGGATTCCTGTTGTTCCCCCGATGATTGGATTTGCTATTGCTGCAGTGACTTTGCCAATAGTCACTCATAGGCAATCTGAAAAAGCTCAACTTTACCAAACTGTAGAGCTGTTAGTTGCTATTTCGCGTCAGGAACCTGCGGTCGGACAGATTGCTCTTGAGTATCTCAAACAAGCTGAAAGCTCAGATAATCAGGCATTAATTGAGCAAATACTTCGCCAAGAGTTTAACTAAACCTTATCACTTTAACTATTCAGACGCAAGTCTAGTTGTACAATTTCTCCACAAATAACCATAGAAAAACATTGGTGATTTTTGCCCTCTGCTAAAGGCTGTTTTTGGTTTGACTGTGTAAAATCAAGAAATCTACTATCAGTGTTTATTGGTATAAATTCTCTTTGATTAGATTTACCTGTTTTATTCGGAAACATCAACACAACTTGATGTGCTGACGTTTTCGGTATACTGACGAGTCTCGTTGGACGCTCCTGGAATTTTAATTGATGGTTTTGCTTTAACATTAAAGGTTGAATTGGATCATCTTGTTTAGAACATATAAGTCTACT
This portion of the Brasilonema sennae CENA114 genome encodes:
- a CDS encoding DUF928 domain-containing protein, with translation MKIIYFSQFLTIWLFVEFLLTLSLSAHAQQKFEARSGTLAKRLISQQNFIPPRQGKPKDTSGAGSRSRLICSKQDDPIQPLMLKQNHQLKFQERPTRLVSIPKTSAHQVVLMFPNKTGKSNQREFIPINTDSRFLDFTQSNQKQPLAEGKNHQCFSMVICGEIVQLDLRLNS